The following are encoded in a window of Chitinophaga sp. H8 genomic DNA:
- the kduD gene encoding 2-dehydro-3-deoxy-D-gluconate 5-dehydrogenase KduD: protein MVLNLFNLQGKVALVTGCKRGIGQAMAIALAEAGADIIGVSASLEKSGSEVEKAITATGRKFYAYQCDFNNRAALYEFIKTVQQEHPEIDILVNNAGTILRKPAAEHPDEYWDEVININLNAQFILTREIGKQMVARGSGKVIFTASLLTFQGGINVPGYAASKGAVGSLVKAFANEWAAKGVNVNAIAPGYIATDNTAALRADEQRSSAIMERIPAGRWGQPADFKGPVVFLAAAASDYVHGTIMTVDGGWMGR from the coding sequence AGGCCATGGCGATTGCCCTGGCAGAAGCCGGCGCAGATATTATTGGAGTATCTGCTTCTCTCGAAAAAAGTGGCAGTGAGGTAGAAAAAGCAATCACCGCTACCGGACGGAAATTTTATGCTTATCAGTGTGATTTTAATAACCGCGCTGCATTATATGAGTTTATAAAGACAGTGCAACAGGAACATCCTGAGATTGACATATTGGTAAACAATGCGGGGACCATCTTACGGAAGCCTGCTGCAGAACATCCGGATGAATACTGGGATGAAGTGATCAATATCAACCTGAATGCGCAGTTTATTCTTACCCGAGAAATAGGGAAGCAGATGGTAGCGCGGGGAAGTGGAAAGGTCATTTTTACTGCCTCCCTGCTTACTTTCCAGGGAGGGATTAATGTGCCGGGCTATGCTGCGAGTAAAGGAGCCGTAGGGTCGCTGGTAAAAGCATTTGCAAATGAATGGGCGGCCAAAGGCGTGAATGTAAATGCTATTGCTCCCGGCTACATCGCTACAGATAATACAGCAGCCCTGCGTGCGGATGAACAACGCAGCAGCGCTATTATGGAGCGGATACCTGCCGGCCGCTGGGGACAACCGGCCGATTTTAAAGGCCCGGTAGTATTCCTGGCTGCTGCGGCATCCGATTATGTGCATGGTACCATTATGACGGTGGACGGAGGATGGATGGGCAGATAA